Proteins co-encoded in one Ooceraea biroi isolate clonal line C1 chromosome 9, Obir_v5.4, whole genome shotgun sequence genomic window:
- the LOC105283056 gene encoding zinc finger MYM-type protein 1 — MAFRGTSDKLYTPNNGKFLGLVQLIGKFDPIMQEHLKLAMAGDISDHYCGKDIQNELIDLMGGKVKSEIVSRAKTSKYYSIIADCTPDISHIEQLSLTIRFADLSDDNISIKEHFLEFILVQSSSGAGLTEVILTVLNKHGLELHNCRGQGYDNGANMKGKNIGVQKRILDLNPLAFFVPCGCHSYNLVLCDAAKSSVKSVTLFGVLQRLFALFSASVNRWKILTDHLGLYSLKKLSDTRWEAKINSVKAVRYQICDVHDALVTLANETEKSDVTISHEAITLAGQLKDFGFIVSLVVWYEILFQINVVSKSLQSKNIDLGKCTEILENCCNFLEEYRKTGFKKALLIASDLAKELQIEPVFKPMNRVQRIKRQAGEMATDEPIESSEKKFEIEFFNKLLDTSLMSMKERFKQLHDYSKTWSFLYNVKKIPERNELLKLCTDLQRKLTVGSDSDIDGHLLCDELISLKDFLPDNDDITPIYVLNFIKQRNIHELYPNIWIALRILVTIPVTVASGERSFSKLNPLTPESPKFSAYFRFS; from the coding sequence ATGGCGTTCAGAGGAACCTCGGACAAATTATATACGCCGAACAATGGGAAGTTCTTGGGACTAGTTCAACTAATAGGCAAGTTTGATCCGATCATGCAGGAACACTTGAAGTTGGCAATGGCAGGTGATATTTCAGACCACTATTGCGGAAAGGATATTCAAAATGAATTAATAGATCTGATGGGCGGAAAAGTCAAATCTGAAATTGTATCGCGAGCCAAAACCTCCAAATATTATTCCATCATAGCTGACTGCACTCCTGACATAAGTCATATTGAACAACTTTCTTTAACTATTCGATTCGCTGACTTATCAGATGACAATATAAGCATAAAGGAGCATTTCTTGGAATTTATTCTTGTCCAGTCCTCTAGTGGTGCAGGGCTCACAGAAGTGATCCTAACTGTGCTAAATAAACACGGACTTGAACTGCACAATTGTAGGGGTCAGGGGTACGATAACGGAGCAAACATGAAGGGAAAAAATATTGGTGTACAAAAAAGAATCTTAGATTTAAACCCGTTGGCTTTCTTTGTACCATGTGGGTGCCATAGTTACAATCTCGTACTGTGTGACGCTGCTAAATCTTCGGTGAAGTCAGTTACTTTGTTTGGGGTTTTGCAGAGATTATTCGCACTGTTTTCTGCTTCTGTTAATCGATGGAAAATCCTAACCGATCACTTAGGACTCTACAGTTTGAAAAAACTGAGTGACACACGTTGGGAAGCAAAAATAAACAGTGTAAAAGCAGTCCGCTATCAAATTTGTGACGTTCATGATGCTTTAGTTACTTTGGCTAATGAAACTGAGAAAAGTGATGTTACTATCTCGCACGAAGCAATTACTTTAGCAGGACAGTTGAAAGATTTTGGCTTCATAGTTTCCCTAGTTGTTTGGTACGAGattctttttcaaatcaatGTCGTGAGTAAATCTCTGCAATCAAAAAACATAGACCTCGGTAAATGCACAGAAATACTAGAAAACTGTTGTAATTTCTTAGAAGAATACCGAAAAACCGGTTTCAAAAAAGCTCTTTTAATTGCAAGTGACCTAGCGAAAGAACTACAAATCGAGCCTGTTTTTAAGCCAATGAATCGAGTACAACGTATAAAACGCCAGGCTGGTGAAATGGCCACGGATGAACCCATCGAATCTTCAGAGAAAAAGTTTGAAATTGAATTCTTCAATAAATTGTTGGACACCTCTTTAATGTCAATGAAAGAAAGATTCAAACAGTTACATGACTATTCAAAAACATGGTCTTTTTTATACAATGTAAAAAAGATACCTGAAAGAAATGAACTTTTGAAATTATGTACTGATCTCCAACGAAAACTTACTGTTGGATCCGATTCTGATATAGATGGTCACTTATTGTGTGATGAACTCATAAGTCTTAAAGATTTTCTTCCGGATAACGATGATATTACTCCCATTTACGttttaaactttattaaacagcgCAATATTCACGAAT
- the LOC113562637 gene encoding craniofacial development protein 2-like produces the protein MIEGKEYTLYYSGSERRHELGTAFLIRKAHQRAVVDFTPMDERLCALRIRGCFYNVTIVNAHAPTEDKDTQVKEFYEKLERVYDQCPAYDARIVLGDFNAQIGKEEHNKPTIGMHSLHTLTTTGKG, from the coding sequence ATGATTGAAGGGAAGGAatacacattatattatagtgGCAGTGAGCGCAGGCACGAGCTGGGCACTGCGTTTCTGATCCGGAAGGCACATCAGAGAGCGGTAGTGGACTTTACACCAATGGACGAAAGGTTGTGTGCCTTAAGAATAAGAGGATGTTTCTACAACGTTACAATTGTGAACGCACACGCACCGACGGAGGACAAGGATACACAGGTGAAGGAGTTCTATGAGAAACTCGAACGAGTCTACGACCAGTGCCCGGCATACGACGCGAGGATAGTGTTGGGCGACTTTAACGCCCAAATAGGAAAAGAAGAGCACAATAAGCCAACGATAGGGATGCATAGTTTGCACACTCTAACGACAACGGGGAAAGGCTGA